The following are from one region of the Edwardsiella tarda ATCC 15947 = NBRC 105688 genome:
- a CDS encoding transposase, producing the protein MVHRGAPTFWIDEHAIRHWHNTPQSHKRGQTHLYSDLAITTTLMVQAIFNLSLRQTEGFINALFQRMGLDLTSPDYSSISKRTKTLMVDIRRPKRPVAHLIFDATGLKVYGEGGWRIWI; encoded by the coding sequence CTGGTCCACCGTGGCGCTCCGACTTTCTGGATAGATGAGCACGCCATCAGGCACTGGCACAACACTCCGCAGAGCCACAAACGAGGCCAAACCCACCTCTACAGCGACCTGGCTATCACCACCACTTTGATGGTTCAGGCCATCTTCAACCTCAGCCTGCGTCAGACGGAAGGCTTCATCAATGCCTTGTTCCAGCGGATGGGGCTGGACCTCACTAGCCCGGACTACAGCAGTATCAGCAAGCGGACCAAGACCCTGATGGTGGATATTCGCCGCCCCAAGAGGCCGGTCGCCCACCTGATATTCGATGCCACAGGCCTCAAAGTCTACGGCGAAGGGGGGTGGAGGATCTGGATTTGA